A portion of the Pseudomonas sp. GR 6-02 genome contains these proteins:
- the crcB gene encoding fluoride efflux transporter CrcB, with the protein MIPLIVAVSVGGVAGTLLRFATGNWINANWPRHFYTATLAVNIVGCLLIGVLYGLFLIRPEVSFAVRAGLIVGFLGGLTTFSSFSLDTVRLLETGQVPLALGYAAISVFGGLLATWAGLSLTKL; encoded by the coding sequence GTGATTCCCTTGATTGTTGCGGTTTCTGTCGGTGGTGTCGCCGGCACGCTGTTGCGCTTCGCCACCGGTAACTGGATCAACGCGAATTGGCCGCGGCACTTCTATACCGCGACGCTGGCCGTTAATATCGTGGGCTGTTTGCTGATCGGCGTTCTATACGGCCTGTTTTTGATTCGCCCGGAGGTATCGTTTGCGGTACGCGCCGGGTTGATCGTTGGCTTCCTCGGGGGGCTGACGACTTTTTCATCCTTTTCACTGGATACGGTGCGCCTGCTGGAAACCGGGCAAGTGCCGCTGGCCTTGGGCTATGCGGCCATCAGCGTATTCGGCGGGCTGCTCGCCACCTGGGCTGGCCTGTCCTTGACCAAACTTTGA
- a CDS encoding replication-associated recombination protein A, translating into MDLFRSAPIAQPLAARLRAANLDEYVGQEHVLARGKPLREALEQGALHSMIFWGPPGVGKTTLARLLAEVSDAHFETVSAVLAGVKEIRQAVEVAKQQAGQYGKRTILFVDEVHRFNKSQQDAFLPYVEDGTLIFIGATTENPSFELNNALLSRARVYVLKSLDEAALRKLVHRALTEERGLGKRQLTLSDEGFQMLLSAADGDGRRLLNLLENASDLAEDHSEIGIDLLQSLLGDTRRRFDKGGEAFYDQISALHKSVRGSNPDGALYWFARMIDGGCDPLYLARRVVRMASEDIGNADPRALSLCLAAWEVQERLGSPEGELAVAQAITYLACAPKSNAVYMGFKAAMRSATEHGSLEVPLHLRNAPTKLMKQLGYGDEYRYAHDEPDAYAAGEDYFPDELEPQRFYQPVPRGLELKIGEKLNHLAQLDRLSPRQRRK; encoded by the coding sequence ATGGACCTGTTTCGCAGTGCCCCGATTGCTCAGCCCTTGGCCGCCCGTTTGCGTGCGGCCAATCTGGACGAGTACGTCGGTCAGGAACACGTGCTCGCTCGCGGCAAACCTTTGCGCGAAGCCCTGGAGCAGGGTGCCCTGCACTCGATGATTTTCTGGGGGCCACCGGGCGTGGGTAAAACCACCCTGGCGCGGCTGCTGGCGGAAGTCTCGGATGCGCACTTCGAAACGGTTTCGGCGGTGCTGGCCGGGGTCAAAGAGATTCGTCAGGCGGTGGAAGTCGCCAAGCAGCAGGCCGGGCAGTACGGTAAACGCACCATCCTGTTCGTTGATGAAGTGCATCGCTTCAACAAGTCCCAGCAGGATGCGTTCCTGCCATACGTTGAAGACGGCACGCTGATTTTCATCGGCGCGACCACGGAAAACCCCTCGTTCGAACTCAACAACGCGCTGCTGTCCCGGGCGCGTGTCTATGTGCTCAAAAGCCTCGACGAAGCCGCCCTGCGCAAGCTGGTGCATCGCGCGCTGACCGAAGAGCGCGGGCTGGGCAAGCGGCAACTGACCCTCAGCGACGAGGGCTTCCAGATGCTGCTGTCCGCCGCCGATGGCGATGGCCGGCGTCTGCTCAACCTGTTGGAAAATGCCTCGGACCTGGCCGAAGACCACAGCGAAATCGGCATCGACCTGCTGCAAAGCCTGCTCGGCGACACCCGGCGGCGTTTCGACAAGGGCGGCGAAGCCTTCTACGACCAGATATCCGCGCTGCATAAATCGGTACGCGGTTCCAACCCTGATGGCGCGCTGTACTGGTTCGCGCGAATGATCGACGGCGGCTGCGACCCGCTGTACCTGGCCCGGCGCGTGGTGCGCATGGCCAGCGAAGACATCGGCAACGCCGACCCTCGCGCCTTGAGCCTGTGCCTGGCGGCGTGGGAAGTGCAGGAGCGCCTCGGCAGCCCCGAAGGCGAATTGGCGGTGGCCCAGGCCATTACCTATCTGGCTTGCGCGCCGAAAAGCAACGCGGTGTACATGGGCTTCAAGGCCGCGATGCGCAGCGCTACCGAACACGGTTCGCTGGAGGTGCCGCTGCACCTGCGCAATGCGCCGACCAAGTTGATGAAGCAATTGGGCTATGGCGATGAATATCGTTACGCCCACGATGAACCGGATGCCTACGCCGCTGGCGAAGATTACTTCCCGGACGAGTTGGAGCCACAACGGTTCTATCAACCCGTGCCCCGCGGCCTGGAGCTGAAGATCGGCGAAAAGCTCAACCACCTCGCGCAGCTTGACCGTCTAAGCCCCCGACAGCGGAGAAAATAG